From Glycine soja cultivar W05 chromosome 4, ASM419377v2, whole genome shotgun sequence, the proteins below share one genomic window:
- the LOC114408901 gene encoding early nodulin-like protein 1, with protein sequence MAGSSASLLFLFLLFGFSAAKELLVGGKIDAWKIPSSESDTLNQWAERSRFRVGDHLVWKYESGKDSVLEVTREDYANCSTSNPIKEYNDGNTKVKLEHPGPFYFISGSKGHCEKGQKLIVVVMSPRHTFTAIISPAPTPSPAEFEGPAVAPTSSASTFQVGLLTALGVLAIYVGFLM encoded by the exons ATGGCTGGTTCCTCTGCTTCTCTTTTGttccttttccttctctttggATTCTCAGCAGCTAAGGAGCTATTGGTTGGAGGCAAAATAGATGCTTGGAAGATTCCATCTTCTGAATCAGATACCCTCAATCAATGGGCTGAAAGGTCTCGTTTCAGAGTGGGCGATCATCTAG TGTGGAAATATGAGAGTGGGAAGGACTCAGTGTTGGAAGTAACAAGGGAAGATTATGCTAATTGCAGCACATCCAACCCCATCAAAGAGTACAATGATGGAAACACTAAGGTGAAGCTTGAACATCCTGGTCCATTTTACTTCATCAGTGGATCAAAGGGGCACTGTGAGAAGGGGCAAAAGTTGATTGTGGTGGTAATGTCTCCAAGGCACACATTCACTGCCATTATTTCTCCAGCACCAACACCTTCTCCAGCAGAGTTCGAGGGTCCCGCTGTTGCTCCTACTAGCAGTGCCTCAACGTTTCAAGTTGGCCTTCTCACTGCTCTTGGAGTTTTGGCTATTTATGTGGGTTTTCTCATGTAA
- the LOC114408902 gene encoding transmembrane 9 superfamily member 8-like yields the protein MAFWRSLVAFSAVLLLLIHGSHCFYLPGVAPQDFQKGDSLQVKVNKLTSTKTQLPYSYYSLPYCAPLKIQDSAENLGEVLRGDRIENSLYVFKMREPQMCNILCNLKLDAKTAKEFKEKISDEYRVNMILDNLPLVFPLKRTDQDSTAYQLGFLVGLKGQYSGSKEEKYFIHNHLAFTVKYHKDMLTESARIVGFEVTPFSVKHEYEGKFDVKTTRLTTCDPHAKHTVVNSNSPQEVEEGKEIIFTYDVEFQESDVKWASRWDAYLLMNDDQIHWFSIVNSLMIVLFLSGMVAMIMLRTLYRDIAKYNELETQEEAQEETGWKLVHGDVFRPPNNSDLLCVYVGTGVQFFGMILVTMIFAVLGFLSPSNRGGLMTAMLLLWVFMGIFAGYSSTRLYKMFKGSEWKKVALRTATMFPAVVSTIFFVLNALIWGQKSSGAVPFGTMFALIFLWFGISVPLVFVGSYVGFKKPAIENPVKTNKIPRQIPEQAWYMNPVFSVLIGGILPFGAVFIELFFILTSIWLNQFYYIFGFLFLVFIILIVTCAEITIVLCYFQLCSEDYLWWWRSYLTSGSSALYLFLYATFYFFTKLEITKLVSAIFYFGYMLIASYAFFVVTGTIGFYACFWFTRLIYSSVKID from the exons ATGGCGTTTTGGAGATCTCTCGTAGCGTTCTCTGCGGTTCTTCTGCTTCTCATCCATGGCTCTCACTGCTTCTACCTCCCCGGCGTCGCTCCACAGGATTTCCAGAAG GGAGATTCATTGCAAgtgaaagtaaataaattaacatcAACGAAGACCCAGCTTCCTTATTCATATTATTCACTTCCCTATTGTGCCCCATTAAAAATACAGGATAGTGCAGAAAATCTTGGGGAAGTACTTCGTGGTGACCGTATTGAAAATTCTCTCTATGTG TTTAAAATGCGTGAGCCACAAATGTGCAATATTCTGTGTAATCTTAAACTTGATGCTAAAACTGCTAAGGAGTTCAAAGAGAAGATCAGTGATGAGTATCGGGTGAACAT GATCCTAGATAACCTTCCTCTAGTTTTTCCCTTGAAACGGACTGATCAGGATTCAACTGCCTATCAGCTTGGTTTTCTTGTTGGACTCAAAGGGCAGTATAGTGGG AGCAAGGAGGAGAAATACTTTATTCACAACCATTTGGCATTTACTGTTAAGTACCATAAAGACATGCTAACTGAATCTGCTAGAATTGTGGGCTTTGAGGTTACACCATTCAg TGTTAAACATGAATACGAAGGTAAATTTGATGTAAAAACGACTCGTTTGACAACCTGTGACCCTCATGCTAAACACACAGTTGTCAACTCCAACAGTCCCCAAGAGGTTGAAGAGGGCAAGGAAATTATCTTCACATATGATGTTGAATTCCAG GAGAGTGATGTGAAGTGGGCTTCAAGATGGGATGCCTATTTGCTAATGAATGATGATCAAATCCACTGGTTCTCAATTGTTAACTCATTAATGATTGTTCTCTTCCTTTCTGGCATGGTGGCAATGATTATGCTGAGGACACTGTACCGTGACATTGCAAAGTACAATGAGCTTGAGACCCAAGAAGAAGCCCAAGAGGAGACTGGTTGGAAGCTTGTCCATGGTGATGTATTTAGGCCCCCCAACAACTCAGATTTGCTGTGTGTTTATGTTGGAACTGGTGTTCAGTTTTTCGGCATGATACTAGTAACCATGATATTTGCTGTCCTTGGGTTCCTTTCTCCTTCAAACCGAGGTGGGCTGATGACAGCCATGCTCTTGCTTTGGGTTTTCATGGGAATATTTGCTGGGTACTCGTCAACTCGCTTGTACAAAATGTTCAAAGGGTCGGAGTGGAAAAAAGTTGCCCTCAGGACTGCAACCATGTTCCCTGCAGTTGTCTCtaccattttctttgttttaaatgCTCTCATATGGGGCCAAAAATCATCAGGAGCTGTGCCATTTGGCACAATGTTTGCTCTGATCTTTTTATGGTTTGGGATCTCAGTTCCACTTGTTTTTGTGGGTAGCTATGTCGGATTCAAGAAGCCTGCGATTGAGAATCCTGTGAAAACGAACAAGATCCCAAGGCAGATTCCTGAGCAGGCGTGGTACATGAACCCAGTTTTCTCTGTCCTGATTGGTGGAATACTCCCATTTGGAGCTGTTTTCATTGAGCTTTTCTTCATTCTCACCTCAATCTGGTTGAATCAGTTTTACTACATCTTCGGATTCCTCTTTTTGGTCTTCATCATTCTCATTGTCACTTGTGCTGAAATAACCATTGTGCTCTGCTACTTCCAGTTGTGCAGTGAGGATTATTTGTGGTGGTGGCGGTCATACCTTACCTCTGGTTCCTCCGCACTTTACCTCTTTCTTTATGCAACTTTCTACTTCTTCACCAAGCTTGAAATCACAAAGTTGGTATCTGCAATATTCTACTTTGGGTACATGCTTATAGCGTCTTACGCATTTTTTGTGGTAACCGGCACCATCGGATTTTATGCATGCTTTTGGTTCACTAGGCTCATCTACTCCTCAGTCAAAATTGATTAG
- the LOC114408903 gene encoding BTB/POZ domain-containing protein NPY1-like isoform X2, protein MKFMKLGSKPDALQADGNSIRYISSELATDVTVNVGDVKFYLHKFPLLSKSNQLQKLVSKANEENSHDIYLDDFPGGPKAFEICAKFCYGMTVTLNAYNVVAARCAAEYLEMTEDVDRGNLILKIEVFLNSSIFCRWKDSIIVLQTSKSLLPWSEDLKIVGRCIDSIASKTSVDPAYITWSYTYNRKLTEPDKIVEDKMTFLEKIESVPEDWWVEDICELDIDLYKRVMVAVKSKGRMDGVVIGEALKTYALRWIPDSVDTLVSDANTSRTKAVVQTIVCLLSYDNGIGCPCSFLLKLLRVAILVGVNESSREELMKSISLKLDEACVKDLLIPARSLQITTYDVHLVQGILNQYMNHEKGSCGMEVVEEKHGGEDKYILARRSLLNVGKLVDGYLGEIAHDPNLGLSSFVDLSQSIPDFARPNHDGLYRAIDIYLKEHPNLTKAERKKLCGLMDVRKLTAGASVHAAQNERLPLRVIVQVLFFDQVRSSISFRTPGNNSARDPLCSPMNRDEGCETTAGDSCQAALKNQMSHWRIKDGELHKNGKLGKKNSKNNKSDIQLLPSRSRRIFDKLWSVRKGHGENRSSETSGSSSSPTSLGQGDTKSYGLSLRHKRHSIS, encoded by the exons ATGAAGTTTATGAAGCTGGGTTCCAAGCCTGATGCTCTTCAAGCTGATGGAAACTCTATCAG GTATATCTCATCTGAATTGGCTACAGATGTCACCGTTAATGTTGGTGATGTTAAGTTTTACCTTCACAAG TTCCCTCTACTGTCAAAGAGCAACCAACTACAAAAATTGGTATCAAAAGCTAATGAAGAGAATTCTCATGATATTTACTTGGATGATTTCCCTGGAGGGCCAAAGGCCTTTGAAATATGTGCAAAATTCTGTTATGGAATGACTGTTACTCTTAATGCTTACAATGTTGTAGCTGCTCGTTGTGCCGCTGAATACCTTGAGATGACTGAGGATGTTGACAGAGGAAACCTGATTTTAAAGATTGAGGTGTTTCTTAACTCAAGTATCTTCTGTCGCTGGAAGGATTCTATAATTGTTCTCCAGACTTCTAAATCTCTTCTGCCATGGTCTGAGGATCTGAAGATCGTTGGAAGATGCATAGATTCTATAGCTTCTAAAACTAGTGTGGACCCAGCATACATCACTTGGTCTTACACTTATAATAGGAAATTAACTGAACCTGATAAAATTGTCGAGGACAAGATGACATTTCTAGAGAAAATCGAGTCTGTTCCTGAGGATTGGTGGGTTGAAGACATATGTGAGCTGGACATTGATCTTTACAAACGAGTAATGGTTGCTGTGAAATCAAAGGGGAGAATGGATGGTGTTGTTATTGGGGAGGCACTAAAAACCTATGCATTAAGATGGATACCTGATTCGGTTGATACATTGGTTTCTGATGCCAACACCTCAAGGACCAAAGCCGTGGTACAAACAATTGTCTGTTTATTGTCATATGATAATGGCATTGGTTGTCCGTGTAGTTTCTTGCTGAAGCTATTGAGAGTGGCCATATTAGTCGGAGTAAACGAGTCATCAAGAGAGGAATTGATGAAGAGCATTAGCCTCAAATTGGACGAAGCTTGTGTCAAAGATTTACTGATTCCAGCAAGGTCTCTCCAGATTACCACATATGATGTTCATTTGGTACAAGGTATTTTGAATCAATATATGAATCACGAAAAGGGAAGCTGTGGTATGGAGGTTGTTGAGGAGAAACACGGAGgagaagataaatatattttagcacGTAGGTCTTTATTGAATGTCGGCAAGTTGGTGGATGGTTATCTTGGAGAAATTGCACATGATCCTAATCTTGGTCTCTCTAGTTTTGTTGATTTGTCACAATCCATTCCTGATTTTGCTAGACCAAATCATGATGGTCTGTACAGAGCTATAGACATCTACTTGAAG GAGCACCCGAATTTGACAAAAGCTGAAAGGAAGAAGTTATGTGGACTGATGGATGTCCGGAAATTGACAGCAGGTGCTTCTGTGCATGCAGCACAGAACGAACGCCTTCCTCTTCGAGTTATAGTGCAGGTTCTCTTCTTTGATCAGGTCAGGTCTTCTATCAGCTTTCGAACACCCGGAAACAATAGTGCACGTGACCCTTTATGCTCTCCAATGAACCGAGATGAGGGATGTGAGACAACAGCAGGAGATAGCTGCCAAGCCGCCCTCAAGAATCAGATGAGTCATTGGAGGATCAAGGATGGAGAGTTACATAAAAATGGGAAGTTGGGCAAGAAGAAtagcaaaaacaacaaaagtgacATTCAGTTGCTGCCATCGCGGTCAAGGAGAATCTTTGACAAGTTATGGAGTGTGAGAAAAGGGCATGGAGAGAATAGGAGTTCAGAGACTTCTGGGAGTTCCAGTAGCCCAACTTCTTTAGGCCAGGGAGATACCAAATCATATGGCCTATCTTTGAGACACAAGAGGCATTCTATCTCTTAG
- the LOC114408903 gene encoding BTB/POZ domain-containing protein NPY1-like isoform X1, whose translation MLFKLMETLSGWEKEIVVHPSNCDMFHELVVQLWYISSELATDVTVNVGDVKFYLHKFPLLSKSNQLQKLVSKANEENSHDIYLDDFPGGPKAFEICAKFCYGMTVTLNAYNVVAARCAAEYLEMTEDVDRGNLILKIEVFLNSSIFCRWKDSIIVLQTSKSLLPWSEDLKIVGRCIDSIASKTSVDPAYITWSYTYNRKLTEPDKIVEDKMTFLEKIESVPEDWWVEDICELDIDLYKRVMVAVKSKGRMDGVVIGEALKTYALRWIPDSVDTLVSDANTSRTKAVVQTIVCLLSYDNGIGCPCSFLLKLLRVAILVGVNESSREELMKSISLKLDEACVKDLLIPARSLQITTYDVHLVQGILNQYMNHEKGSCGMEVVEEKHGGEDKYILARRSLLNVGKLVDGYLGEIAHDPNLGLSSFVDLSQSIPDFARPNHDGLYRAIDIYLKEHPNLTKAERKKLCGLMDVRKLTAGASVHAAQNERLPLRVIVQVLFFDQVRSSISFRTPGNNSARDPLCSPMNRDEGCETTAGDSCQAALKNQMSHWRIKDGELHKNGKLGKKNSKNNKSDIQLLPSRSRRIFDKLWSVRKGHGENRSSETSGSSSSPTSLGQGDTKSYGLSLRHKRHSIS comes from the exons ATGCTCTTCAAGCTGATGGAAACTCTATCAG GGTGGGAGAAAGAGATCGTGGTCCATCCTTCGAACTGTGATATGTTTCACGAGCTTGTGGTCCAACTATG GTATATCTCATCTGAATTGGCTACAGATGTCACCGTTAATGTTGGTGATGTTAAGTTTTACCTTCACAAG TTCCCTCTACTGTCAAAGAGCAACCAACTACAAAAATTGGTATCAAAAGCTAATGAAGAGAATTCTCATGATATTTACTTGGATGATTTCCCTGGAGGGCCAAAGGCCTTTGAAATATGTGCAAAATTCTGTTATGGAATGACTGTTACTCTTAATGCTTACAATGTTGTAGCTGCTCGTTGTGCCGCTGAATACCTTGAGATGACTGAGGATGTTGACAGAGGAAACCTGATTTTAAAGATTGAGGTGTTTCTTAACTCAAGTATCTTCTGTCGCTGGAAGGATTCTATAATTGTTCTCCAGACTTCTAAATCTCTTCTGCCATGGTCTGAGGATCTGAAGATCGTTGGAAGATGCATAGATTCTATAGCTTCTAAAACTAGTGTGGACCCAGCATACATCACTTGGTCTTACACTTATAATAGGAAATTAACTGAACCTGATAAAATTGTCGAGGACAAGATGACATTTCTAGAGAAAATCGAGTCTGTTCCTGAGGATTGGTGGGTTGAAGACATATGTGAGCTGGACATTGATCTTTACAAACGAGTAATGGTTGCTGTGAAATCAAAGGGGAGAATGGATGGTGTTGTTATTGGGGAGGCACTAAAAACCTATGCATTAAGATGGATACCTGATTCGGTTGATACATTGGTTTCTGATGCCAACACCTCAAGGACCAAAGCCGTGGTACAAACAATTGTCTGTTTATTGTCATATGATAATGGCATTGGTTGTCCGTGTAGTTTCTTGCTGAAGCTATTGAGAGTGGCCATATTAGTCGGAGTAAACGAGTCATCAAGAGAGGAATTGATGAAGAGCATTAGCCTCAAATTGGACGAAGCTTGTGTCAAAGATTTACTGATTCCAGCAAGGTCTCTCCAGATTACCACATATGATGTTCATTTGGTACAAGGTATTTTGAATCAATATATGAATCACGAAAAGGGAAGCTGTGGTATGGAGGTTGTTGAGGAGAAACACGGAGgagaagataaatatattttagcacGTAGGTCTTTATTGAATGTCGGCAAGTTGGTGGATGGTTATCTTGGAGAAATTGCACATGATCCTAATCTTGGTCTCTCTAGTTTTGTTGATTTGTCACAATCCATTCCTGATTTTGCTAGACCAAATCATGATGGTCTGTACAGAGCTATAGACATCTACTTGAAG GAGCACCCGAATTTGACAAAAGCTGAAAGGAAGAAGTTATGTGGACTGATGGATGTCCGGAAATTGACAGCAGGTGCTTCTGTGCATGCAGCACAGAACGAACGCCTTCCTCTTCGAGTTATAGTGCAGGTTCTCTTCTTTGATCAGGTCAGGTCTTCTATCAGCTTTCGAACACCCGGAAACAATAGTGCACGTGACCCTTTATGCTCTCCAATGAACCGAGATGAGGGATGTGAGACAACAGCAGGAGATAGCTGCCAAGCCGCCCTCAAGAATCAGATGAGTCATTGGAGGATCAAGGATGGAGAGTTACATAAAAATGGGAAGTTGGGCAAGAAGAAtagcaaaaacaacaaaagtgacATTCAGTTGCTGCCATCGCGGTCAAGGAGAATCTTTGACAAGTTATGGAGTGTGAGAAAAGGGCATGGAGAGAATAGGAGTTCAGAGACTTCTGGGAGTTCCAGTAGCCCAACTTCTTTAGGCCAGGGAGATACCAAATCATATGGCCTATCTTTGAGACACAAGAGGCATTCTATCTCTTAG
- the LOC114408904 gene encoding phospholipase D Z-like, whose product MRHTTRIGIHCVYVCFNILVLLCRVCASTSSSSHCKAWLVQSIPTNMPHLSHVPGTLSTGDVLRWLAANSTTRLHIIAQYWQLLPSPDDPRSGDYGYTQHQMHEFGADQGVALYEALDAAADRNVSIRLLSHSGVYPTFASEPSKLAFGRPNVENVRLLLEDWWGSGIVHAKVWISDSRNLYIGSANNDWKSLTQVKELGIYFADCHEIAKKVEVYFDNLWTLASLNSSAYTKTVFDQDWQVERKVPCWSHFINHGERCMSPLPQYLETPHIAGYPILSEPYMFKVPFQTPGSNYSTKHLQGSYLSFAPPELLFGKYQADEQAWIDTIKSVGKKETVRISTMDWLGQSEFMDQTIYWSSLSSAISQVVFSKNVTVQILVAYWAHSINNTDEYLKSLLYTNNLCSSSKYNTCSGKVEIKYYVVPGFNMTGPAIKGGARTGNIYPDFTRVNHGKYAVSDVRAHIGTSNLVWDYFFTTAGVSFGTYNTAIISQLREIFNADWNSPYAVPFEEFEKGHTRSSI is encoded by the exons ATGAGACACACTACGAGGATTGGTATCCACTGTGTCTATGTGTGTTTTAATATATTGGTGTTGTTGTGCAGAGTGTGTGCATCAACATCATCCTCTTCCCACTGTAAAGCATGGTTAGTGCAATCCATTCCCACCAATATGCCCCACTTATCCCATGTTCCCGGCACCCTCTCTACTG GGGATGTGCTTCGGTGGCTGGCTGCAAACTCCACCACGAGGCTTCACATTATTGCTCAGTACTGGCAGCTGCTACCTTCTCCTGATGATCCTCGCTCAGGGGACTATGGTTATACTCAGCATCAGATGCATGAATTTGGTGCCGATCAAGGTGTTGCCCTTTATGAAGCATTGGATGCTGCTGCTGACCGTAATGTTAGCATCAG GTTATTGTCCCACTCTGGAGTGTATCCAACTTTTGCCTCAGAACCATCCAAACTTGCTTTTGGAAGGCCTAATGTTGAGAATGTGAGATTGTTACTTGAGGATTGGTGGGGCTCGGGCATTGTCCATGCCAAAGTTTGGATATCTGATAGTAGGAATTTGTATATTGGATCTGCAAACAATGACTGGAAATCTCTTACACAG GTCAAGGAACTGGGAATTTATTTTGCTGATTGTCATGAAATAGCTAAAAAGGTTGAGGTTTACTTTGACAATTTATGGACACTAGCATCGCTTAATTCTTCAGCTTACACAAAAACAGTGTTTGATCAAGACTGGCAAGTTGAGAGAAAGGTTCCTTGCTGGTCGCATTTCATTAATCATGGAGAGAGGTGCAT GTCACCTCTCCCTCAATATCTGGAGACTCCTCATATTGCAGGATATCCTATTCTGTCTGAACCTTATATGTTTAAGGTTCCATTTCAAACTCCTGGGAGTAACTATTCAACAAAGCACCTCCAAGGCAGCTATCTATCCTTTGCACCCCCAGAG CTATTATTTGGCAAATATCAGGCTGATGAGCAAGCATGGATTGATACAATTAAGTCTGTTGGAAAGAAGGAAACAGTTAGAATCAGTACCATGGACTGGCTAGGTCAGTCAGAATTTATGGACCAAACAATTTACTGGTCATCCCTATCCTCTGCAATATCACAG GTGGTGTTTTCCAAGAATGTAACAGTGCAGATATTGGTGGCATATTGGGCACACTCTATCAACAACACAGATGAGTACCTGAAGTCTCTCCTCTACACCAACAATCTCTGCTCTTCCTCAAAATACAACACATGCTCTGGGAAAGTTGAGATAAAATATTATGTGGTTCCAGGTTTCAACATGACAGGGCCTGCCATCAAGGGTGGAGCTAGAACAGGAAACATATACCCTGATTTTACACGAGTCAATCATGGAAAATATGCAGTTAGTGATGTGAGGGCACACATTGGGACTAGCAATCTTGTATGGGACTACTTCTTCACAACAGCAGGTGTCAGCTTTGGGACATACAACACTGCCATCATCTCTCAACTCAGGGAAATTTTTAATGCTGATTGGAACTCACCCTATGCTGTTccatttgaagagtttgagAAAGGTCATACAAGAAGTTCAatctaa